Proteins from a single region of Minwuia thermotolerans:
- a CDS encoding tetratricopeptide repeat protein, producing MARDAVYICTVALFIFGNAQSVVAGIEEAEKLQAAGDHTAALEEYVSTGGEGDVEASFRAAQMFERGEGTPEPRLEKAAAWYQVAARAGHLTALTALAEMFADGRGVDKDRTQAWALLDIAAQKGHTDAAAKRDKLAEQMSENELAAGQRRAEKIAPKYMN from the coding sequence ATGGCCAGGGACGCCGTTTATATCTGCACGGTCGCATTATTCATTTTCGGCAACGCGCAGTCTGTCGTGGCCGGCATCGAAGAGGCCGAAAAACTCCAAGCTGCAGGGGATCACACAGCTGCGTTGGAAGAATATGTGAGCACAGGCGGCGAGGGAGATGTGGAAGCAAGTTTCCGCGCCGCGCAGATGTTCGAACGCGGCGAGGGCACACCAGAACCGCGACTTGAGAAAGCAGCGGCCTGGTATCAGGTGGCTGCACGCGCCGGCCATCTGACGGCGCTGACGGCATTGGCGGAAATGTTTGCTGACGGTCGCGGTGTCGACAAGGACAGGACACAGGCGTGGGCACTGCTGGATATCGCAGCCCAAAAAGGCCACACCGACGCAGCGGCGAAGCGTGACAAACTGGCTGAGCAAATGTCTGAAAACGAATTGGCCGCAGGGCAACGTCGTGCGGAAAAGATCGCGCCGAAATACATGAACTAG